In the Mastomys coucha isolate ucsf_1 unplaced genomic scaffold, UCSF_Mcou_1 pScaffold18, whole genome shotgun sequence genome, one interval contains:
- the Pdzk1ip1 gene encoding PDZK1-interacting protein 1, whose translation MEAPQLSEAMLTLSLLVLGLLIQVAPASCQQGLGNLQPWMQGLIAVAVFLVLVAIVFAVNHFWCQDEPEPGSTVMIIGNKADGVLVGMDGRYSSMASGFRSSEHKNAFENALEEEGRVRSTPM comes from the exons ATGGAGGCCCCACAGCTGTCTGAAGCCATGTTGACCCTCAGTCTGCTCGTGCTGGGTCTGCTCATCCAAGTGGCACCGGCCAGCTGTCAGCAAG gTCTAGGGAACCTTCAGCCCTGGATGCAAGGCCTCATTGCTGTCGCTGTGTTCTTGGTCCTTGTTGCAATCGTCTTCGCTGTCAACCACTTCTGGTGCCAGGATGAACC GGAACCTGGGAGCACGGTGATGATCATTGGAAACAAGGCAGATGGGGTCCTGGTGGGAATGGATGGCAGATACTCCTCAATGGCGTCTGGTTTTAG GTCCAGCGAGCACAAGAATGCCTTCGAGAATGCTCTGGAGGAAGAGGGCAGGGTCCGCAGCACACCCATGTGA